One window of Nitrospiria bacterium genomic DNA carries:
- the nadA gene encoding quinolinate synthase NadA, with protein MTQGVLPRRDLNTEYTHLPPEEMAQRLSQAKHRLGNQVLILGHHYQRDEVIRYSDVRGDSLKLARIGAEQKETEYIVFCGVHFMAETADILSQSHQKVILPDLSAGCSMADMADVMRVQVAWEDLSDLLGPSPVTPITYINSSADLKAFCGQEGGIVCTSSNSEKVLQWGLNQRGKVLFFPDQHLGRNTAKKIGFKDEEIILWNPDEDLGGNSEDAILKAKIILWYGFCSVHQVFLPQHVLQFREKYPNIKIISHPECRQEVVDLSDLSGSTEVIIQTVQKAPSGSKWAIGTELNLVNRLKEECPDKEIFFLSPTVCMCSTMYRIDPPHLLWALENLLEGQVVNQIRVPEPTKSFAKKALDRMLLNS; from the coding sequence ATGACACAAGGTGTTTTACCAAGACGGGATCTAAATACGGAATACACCCATCTTCCCCCGGAAGAAATGGCCCAGCGCCTTTCACAGGCCAAACACCGCTTGGGAAATCAAGTTCTTATTTTGGGACATCATTACCAACGCGATGAGGTTATTCGATACTCAGATGTGAGAGGGGATTCATTAAAACTTGCTCGCATCGGGGCAGAGCAAAAAGAAACAGAGTATATTGTTTTCTGCGGGGTTCATTTTATGGCTGAAACTGCAGATATCTTAAGTCAATCTCATCAAAAGGTGATTCTTCCCGACCTTTCCGCAGGCTGTTCCATGGCAGATATGGCCGATGTGATGAGAGTTCAGGTGGCATGGGAGGACCTATCGGATCTATTAGGCCCCTCCCCAGTTACGCCAATCACCTATATTAATTCTTCAGCGGACTTAAAAGCGTTTTGTGGCCAAGAAGGGGGGATTGTCTGTACTTCGTCGAATTCGGAAAAAGTGTTGCAATGGGGTTTAAACCAAAGAGGGAAGGTTCTATTTTTTCCGGATCAACACTTAGGCCGAAATACAGCCAAAAAAATTGGTTTTAAAGATGAGGAAATCATACTTTGGAATCCGGATGAGGATCTGGGAGGAAACTCAGAGGATGCTATTTTAAAGGCAAAGATTATTCTTTGGTACGGATTCTGCAGCGTTCATCAGGTCTTTCTTCCCCAACATGTCCTTCAATTCCGTGAGAAATATCCCAACATCAAAATCATTTCCCATCCCGAATGCCGCCAGGAGGTAGTTGACCTATCGGACCTGTCCGGTTCCACCGAAGTAATCATCCAAACCGTTCAAAAAGCCCCATCCGGTTCAAAATGGGCCATTGGAACAGAGCTTAACCTGGTCAACCGTTTGAAAGAAGAATGCCCTGACAAGGAAATTTTCTTCCTTTCTCCAACGGTGTGCATGTGTTCCACCATGTACCGCATTGACCCTCCTCACCTTTTGTGGGCGTTGGAGAATTTATTGGAAGGTCAAGTGGTGAACCAAATTCGGGTTCCTGAACCCACCAAAAGTTTTGCAAAAAAAGCCCTAGACCGGATGCTCCTCAACTCTTAA
- a CDS encoding phosphotransacetylase family protein, with the protein MPGLYIGSTVPYSGKTILCLGLGNHFREEGVRIGYFKPVGRTPTLVKGILTDGDALYLKEALGLEEPLDSICPVVLTPDLISQGLKGKELGLLKKIQEAYTRVGEEKDLVLVGGNGRFHFGAFLGISGIQIIQQLDLKVILVNPYKEEETFDDILSMKEILKDRLVGVVLNRVSSHRIEEVLETATTFLKRHQIHLLGICPFDRLLSSMTIKQLHEILGGSVLCCEEKMEDTIETFTIGAMSVENALNYFRKIHHKAVITGGSRADIQLAALDTSTRCLVLTGDQMPPDMILDKARSVGVPILLVKEDTLTVVEKFENMLGKVRIRTTSKVERAKRLVRERVDFAHLKTELGIRS; encoded by the coding sequence ATGCCAGGTCTATACATCGGGTCAACGGTCCCATATTCTGGAAAAACAATTTTATGTTTAGGTTTAGGCAACCACTTCCGCGAAGAGGGCGTCCGGATTGGATATTTTAAACCGGTGGGTCGAACCCCCACTTTGGTAAAAGGCATTCTTACGGATGGAGATGCCCTTTATTTAAAGGAAGCTTTAGGTCTGGAGGAACCCCTGGACTCTATTTGCCCTGTGGTCCTCACCCCGGATTTGATTTCTCAAGGTTTAAAGGGAAAAGAGCTGGGTTTATTGAAAAAAATTCAGGAAGCTTATACACGGGTAGGAGAAGAGAAAGATTTAGTACTCGTGGGCGGGAATGGGCGTTTTCACTTCGGGGCCTTTCTGGGAATATCTGGAATTCAAATCATTCAGCAGTTGGACTTAAAAGTCATTTTGGTCAATCCCTATAAGGAGGAGGAAACCTTTGATGACATCCTCTCGATGAAGGAAATTCTTAAAGATCGATTAGTGGGTGTGGTTTTAAATCGTGTCTCCTCCCACAGGATCGAGGAGGTACTGGAAACCGCCACCACCTTTTTAAAAAGGCATCAAATTCATCTTTTAGGAATTTGTCCTTTTGATCGGCTCCTCAGTTCAATGACCATTAAACAACTTCATGAAATCCTAGGAGGCTCGGTGCTTTGTTGTGAAGAAAAGATGGAAGATACCATCGAAACCTTTACTATCGGGGCAATGAGTGTAGAAAATGCTTTAAATTACTTTCGAAAAATTCATCATAAAGCAGTCATTACAGGTGGATCCAGGGCAGACATTCAACTGGCCGCTCTGGACACGTCCACACGTTGCTTGGTTTTAACCGGAGACCAAATGCCTCCCGATATGATTTTAGACAAGGCCCGAAGCGTTGGGGTTCCAATTCTGTTAGTCAAGGAAGATACATTAACCGTTGTTGAGAAATTTGAAAATATGTTGGGAAAAGTTCGGATTCGGACAACCAGTAAGGTGGAACGGGCAAAAAGGCTCGTTCGGGAAAGAGTGGATTTTGCTCATCTAAAAACCGAACTGGGAATCCGTTCCTAG
- a CDS encoding sensor domain-containing diguanylate cyclase produces MGPIQKLEGILNLNFQGFPNTFFLVFILIFFITLFIGFWAGSRKGKIILNEKERVDSRLSEEKNARRSLQGQIEQLSEQNRRYLQLFITLPEAVKRLSSNLTVGEVTSSIVRLAHDLINAGQICLFLYNPDEKRLTLSLAYGLKKGKFSHLSFALGEGRIGVTGEVNIVLTEQDFKFNPQFMGKIGSKIEPLAIDLCAPIRFKDQLHGVLSVGRIKQPDQNHRTFLATVADLAAISLENAQRLDNAQLTARIDPLTKLYNRRYFQERVMDESLKCINYNFECSIFLFDIDHFKKYNDQNGHQAGDELLKKMASLIQVNTRGTSIVARYGGEEFIVLLPNTHKDQALSYAENIRRIVSTEDFLYKEKQPLGCISISGGVASFPSDARSMDEIIHMADKALYEAKDSGRNRVIPFTPKG; encoded by the coding sequence ATGGGACCGATTCAAAAATTGGAAGGAATTCTAAATTTAAATTTCCAAGGATTCCCCAACACATTTTTCCTCGTTTTTATCTTGATTTTTTTCATTACTTTATTCATTGGGTTTTGGGCGGGATCCCGAAAAGGAAAAATCATATTAAATGAAAAAGAACGGGTAGATTCACGTCTGAGTGAAGAAAAAAATGCCCGCCGGTCCTTACAGGGGCAAATTGAACAACTCAGCGAGCAAAATAGACGTTATCTTCAACTCTTCATTACGCTTCCAGAAGCCGTAAAACGCCTCTCTTCCAATCTTACCGTGGGGGAGGTCACTTCCTCAATCGTCCGTTTGGCCCATGACCTCATTAACGCGGGGCAAATTTGCCTTTTTCTCTACAACCCTGATGAAAAACGCCTAACGCTCTCCTTGGCCTATGGGTTAAAAAAAGGGAAATTTAGCCATCTCTCTTTTGCCTTGGGGGAGGGACGAATAGGGGTAACCGGAGAGGTCAATATAGTATTGACCGAACAAGACTTTAAATTTAATCCTCAATTCATGGGAAAAATCGGTTCAAAGATTGAACCCCTAGCCATTGACCTTTGTGCGCCTATTCGATTCAAAGACCAGCTTCACGGGGTTTTAAGCGTTGGAAGAATTAAACAACCCGACCAAAACCACCGCACCTTTTTGGCCACCGTAGCCGATTTGGCGGCCATATCTCTTGAAAATGCCCAGCGCCTCGATAATGCGCAACTCACTGCCCGTATCGACCCCTTAACCAAATTATATAACCGGAGGTATTTTCAGGAACGGGTCATGGATGAATCCTTGAAATGTATCAATTACAATTTTGAATGCTCCATATTCTTATTCGACATCGATCATTTTAAAAAATACAATGACCAAAATGGTCACCAGGCAGGGGATGAATTGCTTAAAAAAATGGCATCATTGATTCAGGTGAATACACGCGGGACATCGATTGTTGCCCGATACGGTGGAGAAGAATTTATTGTTTTGCTCCCCAACACCCATAAGGATCAAGCTTTGAGTTATGCAGAAAATATTCGAAGAATCGTTTCAACCGAAGATTTTCTATATAAAGAAAAACAGCCCTTGGGATGCATTTCCATCAGTGGGGGTGTTGCTTCATTCCCTTCAGACGCCAGATCCATGGACGAGATCATCCATATGGCAGATAAAGCCCTGTATGAAGCAAAGGATTCAGGAAGGAATAGGGTTATTCCTTTCACCCCAAAGGGATAA
- a CDS encoding EAL domain-containing protein yields MSIHPSKNPTHFVNQSQKPKIPPYHSEIPRIKEILLENQALALLMVDASHLNRIEKAFGKKIYQDIIDLLNQKLIDLQGNGIRKDDILTVNHPGGDQFFIFLSKKRNEKKFFSTDLEGLSERVTKDLNEKIFKDVFQYLKGRPNITVGHAIVIYNPLIQEERLIERLIEDSKTMAKFQKFKGEIRNKEKLQELIIKEEIKIVFQPIVELNTNKVMGYEALSRGPEGTEYENPYFLFDIAREVGLIFELDRICRRKGLIHAARLDQKAKVFINCLPTTIHDPEFKGAYLRDFLEDIKRIPNNVVMEISEREAINNYPVFREAMAYYSDLGFSIAVDDTGAGYSSLEAIVELQPDFLKLDISMVRGIDRNLLKQEMTKAMISFAGSMNAIIIAEGIETKEELETVKKLGIPLGQGFLLGRPSSPPE; encoded by the coding sequence ATGAGTATTCATCCCTCAAAAAACCCCACCCACTTTGTGAACCAAAGCCAAAAACCCAAAATTCCCCCTTACCATTCTGAAATACCCAGGATAAAAGAAATATTGCTGGAAAATCAGGCCCTCGCTCTATTGATGGTCGATGCAAGCCATCTGAATCGAATCGAAAAAGCGTTCGGAAAGAAAATTTATCAAGATATTATTGATCTTTTGAATCAAAAACTAATCGATTTACAGGGCAATGGTATCCGAAAAGATGACATTTTGACAGTCAACCACCCTGGTGGCGATCAATTCTTCATTTTTCTATCTAAAAAAAGGAATGAAAAGAAATTTTTTTCAACGGATTTAGAAGGATTAAGTGAGCGGGTAACGAAGGACCTCAACGAAAAGATTTTTAAAGATGTCTTCCAGTATTTAAAAGGACGACCCAATATCACGGTGGGTCACGCGATTGTCATCTATAACCCTTTGATTCAAGAAGAGCGGTTAATCGAACGGCTCATTGAAGATTCAAAAACAATGGCCAAATTTCAAAAATTTAAGGGGGAAATCCGAAACAAAGAGAAACTCCAGGAACTCATCATTAAAGAAGAAATCAAAATTGTTTTTCAACCGATTGTCGAATTAAATACCAACAAGGTCATGGGATACGAGGCATTAAGCCGAGGTCCTGAAGGAACAGAATATGAAAATCCCTATTTTCTATTCGATATCGCGAGGGAGGTTGGGCTTATTTTTGAACTCGATCGCATCTGCCGAAGAAAGGGGCTCATTCATGCGGCTCGACTGGATCAAAAGGCCAAGGTATTTATCAATTGTTTGCCGACAACCATTCATGACCCTGAATTTAAAGGGGCCTATTTGCGGGATTTCCTGGAAGACATCAAAAGGATACCCAACAACGTGGTCATGGAAATTTCCGAACGGGAAGCCATCAATAATTATCCCGTCTTCCGTGAAGCCATGGCCTATTATTCAGACCTTGGTTTTTCAATTGCGGTGGATGATACGGGGGCAGGGTATTCCAGTTTGGAGGCCATTGTAGAACTTCAACCTGACTTTTTGAAATTGGATATCTCAATGGTCCGTGGAATTGACCGTAACCTCCTAAAGCAGGAAATGACCAAAGCAATGATCTCTTTCGCGGGAAGCATGAACGCCATAATTATAGCCGAAGGAATTGAAACCAAAGAAGAGTTAGAAACTGTAAAAAAACTGGGGATTCCCCTGGGGCAGGGGTTTTTATTGGGCAGACCCAGTAGCCCCCCAGAGTGA
- a CDS encoding (2Fe-2S) ferredoxin domain-containing protein, translating to MPKPKYHVIVCTNSRPSGHPRGSCGEKGGSDVMMQFYEEMQNLELFDQVLITGSTCTGPCQLGPIVIVYPDGTWYQKVTQADVKEIMEEHIGKGKPVDRLKVPDNLWG from the coding sequence ATGCCGAAACCTAAATATCATGTGATCGTTTGCACTAACTCCCGTCCTTCAGGTCATCCTCGCGGGTCCTGTGGAGAAAAAGGAGGTTCTGATGTCATGATGCAGTTTTACGAGGAAATGCAGAACCTTGAACTTTTTGATCAGGTTCTTATTACCGGATCAACCTGTACCGGCCCCTGTCAGCTAGGCCCCATAGTCATCGTCTATCCCGATGGGACTTGGTATCAAAAAGTAACCCAAGCTGATGTTAAAGAAATTATGGAAGAACACATTGGAAAAGGAAAACCGGTTGACCGGTTAAAAGTTCCTGACAATCTTTGGGGTTAG
- a CDS encoding c-type cytochrome, producing MKHLLSSGLIVALTLTFGLSISTAEEFDLSKTRVPVDQLVAAKALKNPFQPTPENIAKGKEIYLGKGTCFTCHGNEGKGDGPAGAALSPSPRNFTNPEFHTIRTEGEMFWVVKNGSPGTGMISYTPAIISEDEAWLAILFEGSLGVSK from the coding sequence ATGAAGCACCTTTTATCAAGCGGTTTGATAGTCGCCCTAACCCTTACCTTCGGGTTGAGTATTTCCACTGCAGAAGAATTTGACCTTTCCAAAACAAGAGTGCCAGTCGATCAACTGGTAGCGGCAAAAGCATTAAAAAACCCTTTCCAACCCACACCAGAAAATATTGCAAAGGGAAAGGAAATTTATCTTGGAAAAGGAACCTGTTTTACATGCCACGGAAATGAAGGAAAAGGAGATGGCCCCGCAGGGGCTGCTTTAAGTCCCTCCCCGCGAAATTTTACCAACCCTGAATTTCACACCATTCGGACCGAGGGAGAAATGTTTTGGGTGGTCAAAAATGGAAGCCCGGGTACCGGAATGATTTCCTACACCCCTGCCATTATTTCAGAGGATGAGGCATGGCTGGCCATCCTTTTTGAAGGAAGCCTCGGCGTTTCAAAATAA
- a CDS encoding TlpA disulfide reductase family protein, producing the protein MFQPLRFVVNLKTAFPSTGLLIGSFAILVLLGCSQVDEAQENGEGVQTSVAKATIGYPAPDFTLLDVDGKSVSLSDNRGRVLLVNFWATWCTPCRVEMPSMETLYRQFSREEFEILSVSSDFEGAAVVKPFMRSYQLTFPALIDNDFEVSNLYQVRSIPATYIIDQEGVITHRYFGAKVWNDEASKEIIRKLIQSG; encoded by the coding sequence ATGTTTCAACCTCTTCGGTTTGTGGTGAATCTAAAAACGGCTTTTCCCTCTACGGGTCTCCTCATTGGTTCTTTTGCCATCCTTGTTTTATTAGGGTGCAGCCAGGTTGATGAAGCCCAAGAAAATGGGGAAGGCGTGCAAACAAGTGTGGCCAAAGCCACCATTGGGTACCCGGCTCCAGATTTTACCTTGTTGGATGTGGATGGGAAATCAGTCTCATTATCCGACAATAGGGGAAGGGTTCTTTTGGTCAATTTTTGGGCCACCTGGTGTACACCCTGTCGTGTGGAGATGCCCTCCATGGAAACCCTTTACCGGCAGTTTAGCCGGGAGGAATTTGAAATTCTGAGTGTCTCCAGTGATTTTGAGGGAGCGGCGGTGGTCAAACCTTTTATGAGGTCCTACCAACTGACCTTCCCGGCCCTGATTGATAATGATTTTGAGGTGAGTAATTTATACCAGGTCCGTTCCATTCCCGCGACTTATATTATTGATCAGGAAGGGGTTATTACTCATCGATATTTTGGGGCGAAGGTATGGAATGATGAGGCCTCTAAAGAAATCATTCGCAAATTGATCCAATCGGGTTAA
- a CDS encoding cytochrome c biogenesis protein CcdA, with protein sequence MDYSPSISYLVAFWAGFLSFVSPCVLPLVPSYISYITGISIEELVSREERDHHKWLALKNATMFILGFSMVFIFFGASATVVGQLFLTYQDVLRKVGGAIVILFGLYTIGFLKFRFLMQEKRFHFQEKPAGYFGSLLVGVAFAAGWTPCVGPILGTILFMASDAESVSTGVQLLAAYSLGLGIPLLAIAFGIHSFLNYFKQLNKYMGTISAVSGVFLIVIGLMIFTNSFALFTAFLQKNGIGWDLTL encoded by the coding sequence ATGGATTATTCACCATCCATATCTTATCTCGTTGCCTTTTGGGCGGGGTTTTTGTCCTTTGTTTCTCCATGCGTCCTTCCCCTGGTTCCTTCCTATATTTCCTATATAACGGGGATTTCCATCGAAGAATTGGTTTCAAGAGAAGAGAGGGATCACCATAAGTGGTTAGCCTTGAAAAACGCTACCATGTTTATTTTAGGATTTTCGATGGTCTTTATTTTTTTTGGGGCCTCCGCCACGGTGGTGGGCCAACTGTTCCTGACCTATCAGGACGTTTTAAGAAAGGTTGGGGGGGCCATTGTCATTTTATTTGGTCTTTATACCATTGGTTTTTTAAAGTTTCGTTTCTTAATGCAAGAAAAACGCTTTCATTTTCAAGAAAAACCTGCAGGGTATTTTGGGTCTCTTCTAGTGGGGGTCGCCTTTGCGGCTGGATGGACCCCCTGTGTGGGTCCGATTTTAGGGACCATTCTCTTTATGGCGAGTGATGCGGAATCAGTCAGCACTGGCGTTCAACTGTTGGCGGCTTATTCTTTGGGTTTGGGTATTCCACTTTTGGCCATTGCTTTCGGCATTCATTCCTTCCTCAACTATTTCAAACAACTGAACAAATATATGGGAACCATTTCAGCTGTAAGCGGTGTTTTTCTGATTGTCATTGGGTTAATGATTTTTACCAACTCCTTCGCTCTTTTTACCGCTTTTTTACAAAAAAACGGCATTGGATGGGATTTAACCCTTTAA
- a CDS encoding trypsin-like peptidase domain-containing protein, with the protein MTSIWFPAMVMLLVLFSGCSTKFPNIKSPDPASFSFVGLVKKESPSVVNINTLRETLDGDFFQESPFQDLKENIPLPQEKQSLGSGFIIDPSGFILTNYHVIEGADQIWVRLFNEEEVEARVVGLDKTTDVALIKIDYGMDLSSARMGDSDKLEVGEWVVAIGNPFGLAQTVTVGIVSAKGRVLGSGPYDNFIQTDASINPGNSGGPLFNKQGEVIGINTAINTSGYGIGFAIPITMVTKILSHLQTNGKVTRGWLGIVVHEVEVDHFRSMGARDPKGALVTDVMEEGPADRGGIQIGDIILEFDGKTIFKANELPPLVADTPAQKEIQIKVLREGVEKKINLHVGKKEGDRP; encoded by the coding sequence ATGACCTCGATTTGGTTTCCAGCTATGGTGATGCTCCTGGTTCTCTTTTCGGGGTGTAGCACCAAATTTCCCAATATTAAATCACCGGATCCTGCCTCTTTTTCCTTTGTCGGGCTGGTCAAAAAGGAAAGTCCTTCCGTGGTCAATATTAATACCCTCAGAGAGACCCTCGATGGGGATTTCTTTCAGGAGTCCCCTTTCCAAGATCTCAAAGAAAATATTCCTCTACCACAGGAAAAACAAAGCCTGGGCTCCGGGTTTATCATTGATCCATCAGGGTTCATTTTAACCAATTATCATGTAATTGAAGGGGCCGATCAGATTTGGGTCCGGCTTTTTAATGAGGAGGAGGTCGAGGCCCGTGTGGTGGGCCTGGATAAAACCACGGATGTGGCCCTGATCAAAATTGATTATGGGATGGATCTTTCATCTGCACGTATGGGGGATTCCGATAAATTGGAGGTAGGGGAATGGGTCGTCGCCATTGGCAATCCCTTTGGGTTAGCCCAAACGGTGACTGTTGGGATTGTGAGCGCAAAAGGCCGGGTTTTGGGATCGGGCCCATATGATAATTTTATCCAAACGGACGCCTCCATAAATCCGGGAAATAGTGGGGGTCCCCTTTTTAATAAACAGGGGGAAGTCATTGGCATCAACACAGCCATTAATACCTCCGGTTACGGAATCGGGTTTGCCATCCCCATTACCATGGTGACAAAAATCCTTTCTCATTTACAAACCAACGGGAAGGTCACCAGGGGTTGGTTGGGAATTGTCGTCCATGAGGTCGAGGTGGATCATTTTCGGTCCATGGGGGCCAGGGACCCTAAGGGAGCCCTTGTGACGGATGTCATGGAGGAGGGGCCAGCCGACCGAGGGGGAATTCAAATCGGAGATATTATACTGGAATTCGATGGTAAAACCATTTTCAAGGCGAATGAACTGCCACCCCTGGTAGCGGATACGCCGGCCCAGAAGGAAATTCAGATCAAAGTGTTGCGGGAGGGGGTGGAAAAAAAAATTAATCTACACGTTGGGAAAAAAGAAGGAGACCGTCCTTAA
- a CDS encoding cell division protein ZapA yields MNVGKEKTNGQMEVKIYGQTYAIKGEADDQYMSVLADFVDEKMKMVAANTKVPTPSKLAILAAINISHELFQMKAEQQMRDINLCKKTRSIIDSLEEQFEDLKLE; encoded by the coding sequence ATGAACGTTGGAAAAGAAAAAACCAATGGACAAATGGAAGTAAAAATCTATGGCCAGACCTATGCGATCAAGGGGGAGGCCGATGATCAGTATATGTCAGTCCTTGCGGACTTTGTAGATGAGAAGATGAAAATGGTCGCGGCCAACACCAAAGTTCCCACACCGTCCAAACTGGCCATTCTCGCCGCTATTAACATATCGCATGAACTCTTTCAAATGAAGGCGGAACAGCAGATGCGAGACATTAACCTCTGCAAGAAAACCAGGTCCATTATCGATAGTCTTGAAGAACAATTTGAGGACTTAAAATTAGAATAA
- the zapB gene encoding cell division protein ZapB produces the protein MDRVYLSTSSQEYGMVQDDLECLEGRVKKIIEVVKQLKEERAQLLGQVRELDHKLSRREKEFLELDDERRKVRSKVERLLGELSLIK, from the coding sequence GTGGATCGAGTCTACCTTTCAACCTCATCCCAGGAGTATGGAATGGTTCAAGACGATTTAGAGTGCCTGGAGGGAAGGGTTAAGAAAATTATTGAGGTCGTCAAACAATTAAAAGAGGAACGGGCTCAACTGCTGGGCCAGGTCAGAGAGTTGGATCATAAACTTTCTCGGCGTGAAAAAGAATTCCTAGAACTGGATGACGAAAGAAGAAAAGTCCGTTCAAAAGTGGAAAGATTGTTGGGAGAATTAAGCTTGATCAAATGA
- a CDS encoding MogA/MoaB family molybdenum cofactor biosynthesis protein: protein MAHLDHKDKAPKQISCAVMTVSDTRNTETDASGALIKKLLKENGHKVTQYAIVKDHPVSIKETIIKILKDPETEGVIITGGTGISKKDSTFEVVQEILEKELDGFGELFRFLSFQSIGSPAMLSRATAGVFQGKLIFSLPGSENAVQLAMARLVLPELPHMVYLIR, encoded by the coding sequence ATGGCCCATTTAGACCATAAAGATAAAGCTCCCAAACAAATCAGTTGCGCTGTCATGACTGTCAGTGATACCCGGAACACGGAAACGGACGCCAGCGGGGCTTTAATTAAAAAATTGCTCAAGGAAAATGGGCACAAAGTCACCCAATATGCCATCGTTAAAGATCACCCCGTTTCAATCAAAGAAACCATTATCAAAATCCTGAAAGACCCCGAAACAGAAGGGGTTATTATCACAGGGGGAACGGGCATTTCCAAAAAAGATTCAACCTTTGAGGTGGTTCAGGAAATTTTAGAAAAAGAATTGGACGGTTTTGGGGAGCTTTTTCGTTTTCTAAGTTTTCAATCCATAGGATCCCCCGCCATGCTCAGCCGCGCCACAGCCGGGGTGTTCCAAGGGAAATTGATTTTCTCGCTTCCGGGATCGGAGAATGCGGTTCAATTAGCCATGGCTAGGTTGGTTCTTCCCGAGTTGCCCCATATGGTTTATTTGATCCGTTAG